From Bordetella flabilis, the proteins below share one genomic window:
- the leuD gene encoding 3-isopropylmalate dehydratase small subunit, with the protein MRKPVRDIEGIMAVMPMANINTDAIIPSVWLRTATADMGKGLFGGSRYDDQGRERPGFILNREPYRHARILLADENFGCGSSREAAVWALVQFGIGCVLAPSFADIFYENAFRNGLVAGIVDTTVYRALLAAARTCETAPPPCHVDLAGATVRGPDGITHPFAIPASRAQALMRGDDEIAMTQRHLPAIEAHYAATRTDAAWLFPNALQRSSAP; encoded by the coding sequence ATGAGAAAACCCGTGCGCGATATAGAGGGCATCATGGCCGTCATGCCCATGGCCAATATCAACACCGACGCCATCATTCCTTCGGTGTGGCTGCGCACCGCCACGGCCGACATGGGCAAGGGCCTGTTCGGCGGCTCACGGTACGACGACCAGGGCCGGGAACGGCCCGGCTTCATCCTTAACCGCGAGCCCTACCGCCATGCTCGAATCCTGCTGGCGGACGAGAATTTCGGCTGCGGCAGTTCGCGCGAAGCCGCGGTCTGGGCGCTGGTGCAATTCGGCATCGGCTGTGTCCTGGCGCCGAGCTTCGCCGACATTTTCTACGAGAACGCGTTTCGCAACGGCCTGGTCGCTGGCATTGTCGATACCACCGTGTACCGCGCCTTGCTGGCCGCGGCGCGCACCTGTGAGACGGCGCCCCCACCGTGCCACGTCGACCTGGCCGGCGCGACGGTCCGGGGACCCGACGGCATCACGCATCCTTTCGCCATTCCGGCCTCGCGCGCCCAGGCGCTGATGCGCGGCGACGATGAGATCGCCATGACGCAGCGCCACCTTCCCGCCATCGAGGCGCATTACGCGGCGACGCGAACCGACGCCGCGTGGCTGTTCCCGAACGCTTTGCAAAGGAGTTCCGCTCCATGA
- the leuC gene encoding 3-isopropylmalate dehydratase large subunit yields the protein MAAGDTDAVAPATVFDKIWDAHRIARLDDGRELIFVDRHVLQETTSAVAFAGLKREGRKVLHPELTIATQDHIVSTEPGRDENTYPGGRELLTLMRQNALHGHIRHFGIEDPRQGIVHVIAPELGFALPGSILACGDSHTSTVGGLGALGIGVGTSEVEHVLATQTLALARPRTMRVRFEGRPGPGITAKDLILRAMGVLGVAGGRGCAVEYAGAAIEALPVEGRLTLCNMSIELGARMGLIAPDQATFDYVRGREFAPSGPAFEQAVRAWRHLRSDPGAVFERDVAVDCAGIAPQVTWGTTPAQVGGVDGVVPDPADYADARQRESVAAALTYMGLTPGMPLAGIPVDVAFIGSCTNSRLSDLQAAADIVRGRHVAPGVRALVVPGSRAVKREAEALGLHHIFRDAGFEWREAGCSMCVSINDDMVPPGARCIATSNRNFENRQGARSRTHLASPAMVAAAALRGHIADARKEAQG from the coding sequence CGCGGTGGCGTTCGCCGGGCTGAAGCGTGAGGGACGCAAGGTCCTGCACCCCGAGTTGACGATCGCGACGCAGGATCACATCGTCTCCACCGAACCCGGGCGCGACGAGAACACCTACCCCGGCGGCCGCGAACTGCTGACGCTGATGCGCCAGAACGCCCTGCATGGCCACATCCGGCATTTCGGCATCGAAGATCCGCGCCAGGGCATCGTGCACGTCATCGCCCCCGAACTCGGCTTTGCCCTGCCCGGTTCCATCCTGGCCTGTGGCGACAGCCATACGTCCACGGTGGGCGGGCTGGGGGCATTGGGCATAGGCGTGGGCACCAGCGAAGTCGAGCACGTGCTGGCGACCCAGACCCTGGCGCTGGCCCGGCCGCGTACGATGCGGGTGCGCTTCGAGGGCCGTCCGGGACCGGGCATTACCGCCAAGGACCTGATCCTGCGCGCCATGGGCGTGCTGGGCGTAGCGGGCGGGCGCGGTTGCGCCGTCGAATATGCCGGCGCCGCCATCGAGGCGCTGCCGGTGGAAGGACGGCTGACGCTATGCAATATGTCCATCGAACTGGGCGCGCGCATGGGCCTGATCGCCCCCGACCAGGCCACCTTCGACTACGTTCGCGGACGCGAGTTCGCGCCGTCCGGGCCGGCCTTCGAGCAGGCCGTACGTGCATGGCGCCACCTGCGGAGCGACCCGGGCGCGGTCTTCGAACGCGACGTCGCCGTCGACTGCGCGGGCATCGCGCCGCAGGTGACGTGGGGCACCACGCCGGCGCAGGTCGGCGGCGTGGATGGCGTCGTACCGGATCCGGCGGACTATGCCGACGCCAGGCAGCGCGAAAGCGTCGCCGCCGCGCTCACCTACATGGGGCTGACGCCTGGCATGCCGCTGGCCGGCATCCCTGTGGACGTCGCATTCATCGGCTCTTGCACCAATTCACGGCTGTCCGACCTGCAAGCAGCCGCCGATATCGTGCGCGGCCGCCACGTGGCGCCCGGCGTGCGGGCCCTGGTGGTGCCGGGCTCCCGAGCCGTCAAGCGCGAGGCCGAGGCGCTGGGGTTGCATCACATTTTCCGCGACGCCGGCTTCGAATGGCGCGAAGCCGGCTGCTCCATGTGCGTGAGCATCAACGACGACATGGTCCCGCCGGGCGCGCGCTGCATCGCCACCAGCAACCGCAACTTCGAGAACCGCCAGGGCGCGCGCAGCCGTACCCATCTGGCCAGTCCGGCCATGGTCGCCGCGGCGGCCCTGCGCGGCCATATCGCGGACGCGCGCAAGGAGGCACAGGGATGA